A window of Periplaneta americana isolate PAMFEO1 chromosome 7, P.americana_PAMFEO1_priV1, whole genome shotgun sequence contains these coding sequences:
- the mms4 gene encoding transcriptional regulator ATRX isoform X2 has protein sequence MNREESSRMKSRNNAWSKISSEVNSKTTFNLEDSLSDSSDESFEQYWRLRKEEFTRKMNRYKHKSTPNSELHALDSAVCCEVTISSSDLGSDSTVENCARAGVKKEPEDVSNDMINRATLNSTRRKGQRLEKEQVIMVHCCDNDECTEITSNKSDKVRARKNYWGTSSEKESRSDARSKMILSQVNSKTTFNLEDSLSDSSDENFEQYWRLRKEEFIRKMNRYKHKSTSNSELHALDSAFCSEVTISSSDLGSESTVENYARAGVKKEPEDVSDDKNNRATLNSTRHEGRRLEKEQVLMVHSCDSDECTEIKLGEESEVNVNGKHMKKSRKNADVMIINNDSDKVRARKNYFGTSSEKESRSNARSEMKSSQVNSKTTFNLKDTLSDSSDESFEQYQRLRKKEFTGQRNRYRHKSTPNSELHTLDSAVCCEVTISSSDLGSDSTVENDARAGVKKEPEDVSNDTNNRATLNSTRRIRRRLEKEQDIMVHSCDSDECTEIKLGEESKVKIDSKPMKKTQNNTDVMIINNNSDKVRVRKSYGTISSKKESRSNARSKMKSSQVNSKTTFNLKDTLSDSSDESFEQYWRLRKKEFTGQRNRYSHKSTPNSELHTLDSAVCSEVTISSSDLGSDSTVENYGRAGVKKEPEDVSNDTNDTKVKIDSKPMKKTRNNTDVMIINNNSEKVRVRKNYGRISSKKESRSNARSKIRSSHQVNSKTVLCIEDTLSDSANHSVEQYRKLRKKEFTGQRNRYRHKSTPNSELHTLDSAVCSEVTISSSDLGSDSTVENYARAGVKKEPEDVSNDKNNRVTLNSTKCKRQRLEKEQDMMVHCCDSDEYTEIKLGEESKVKVDGNHVKKTRNNSDVMIINSDSDKVKVNKNYGRIISNQESRSNACSKITSSHQVNSKTLFCLEDTLSDSSDDCVERHRRLRKKLFTRKKNRYRHKSTSNSDLHALFGVICSEVTISGSDLNSDSTVENCARAGVKKEAEDVSKDRNNRVILNCTGLGKEQIIMVPSCDNDECTEIKLKEESEVKVKSKHMKKIQNSTDVMIINSDSDKAGISTTYRKISSKKKSKSNVCSKRISNCKVNSKKICCLEDTLSDSSDVTFEHYQRLRKNEFTRKRNRCRQKSAPNSEFHALNSAICSEVTISGSDLNSDSTVENCARTEVKKEPELLGVYDMPVTGIKTHNINIMLNSSDVLASKRYDQSDSGVTEESKELNKCKLTSMSEVNSRNVTVCNVVILSGSDLNNDGTIGIDISANVEEEQMVLDIDSEETDMMDCRGPEHFQSCGESDRNKAKKRKAFNICKLTPKPKNATDGPLKILSGSEMNSDSSNDITEKVLHYKRARMDVIMISSDSSTSSSPIRETHDELDKIDDPVDSDAKSDTTVVVHYPPVELGKTDLEPIDGELDLAGDIDTSFDLPPLRPEKEDTSHNMRTSSPDLCEVLAGDIDTSFDLPPLHPEKEDTSHNVRTSSPDLCEVASEKGMDFIELLSDSDGRSNDVETYFSSVNFKRAQEIGTSDVDNHVSATELRKAQKSDHDLSKSESSDEEEYKDSRAGTSGISRKSNQLSLNTSENGSPKVRRKRKQKLSDEEKELKKAEKIQKRELKLAEQAKNKAEKLAAAEALRSKKPGECLKYIRACLDQQLLATEYGGELLVSLQSEGMQYNVQSNPVPFSVFWIREIQEHSVGEDKEVHVESREQEEDQVLVVWHWDKVLKLIFAKDLMNQVLSIQRIVPHKKLTLIIYGVESYFRLEKQKREQDKFSWYAAGDSRDCVRVDKNGNGLLRLWQQQLSQFNRVGMETAQAITAVYRSPSALLEAYENCGSQKEAELLLESIPIRRGVGPLATTKKVGPDLSKKVHAFLTAVDGDAPLSQKK, from the exons atgaatagaGAGGAAAGTTCAAGGATGAAATCAAGAAATAATGCCTGGAGTAAAATATCAAGTGAAGTAAATTCCAAGACAACATTCAATCTCGAGGATTCACTTTCAGATAGTAGTGATGAGAGTTTTGAACAGTATTGGAGATTGAGAAAGGAGGAATTTACTAGGAAAATGAATAGAtataaacacaaatcaacaccAAACTCGGAACTTCATGCCTTAGATAGTGCAGTTTGTTGTGAAGTAACTATATCTAGTAGTGATTTAGGTAGTGACAGCACTGTTGAAAATTGTGCAAGAGCTGGAGTGAAAAAGGAGCCAGAAGATGTGTCTAATGATATGATCAATAGGGCTACATTGAATAGTACTAGACGTAAAGGACAAAGATTGGAAAAAGAACAAGTTATAATGGTACATTGTTGTGACAATGATGAATGCACTGAGATTACAAGTAATAAATCAGACAAAGTGAGAGCAAGGAAAAATTACTGGGGAACAAGTTCAGAGAAGGAATCAAGAAGTGATGCCCGGAGTAAAATGATATTAAGTCAAGTAAATTCCAAGACAACATTCAATCTCGAGGATTCACTTTCAGATAGTAGTGATGAGAATTTTGAACAGTATTGGAGATTGAGAAAGGAGGAATTTATTAGGAAAATGAATAGATATAAACACAAATCAACATCAAACTCGGAACTTCATGCTTTAGATAGTGCATTTTGTTCTGAAGTAACTATATCTAGTAGTGATCTAGGTAGTGAAAGCACTGTTGAAAATTATGCAAGAGCTGGAGTGAAAAAGGAGCCAGAAGACGTATCTGATGATAAGAACAACAGGGCTACATTGAATAGTACTAGACATGAAGGACGAAGATTGGAAAAAGAACAAGTTCTAATGGTACATTCTTGTGACAGTGATGAATGCACTGAGATTAAATTGGGAGAGGAATCAGAAGTTAACGTTAACGGTAAACATATGAAGAAATCACGAAAAAACGCTGATGTAATGATTATAAATAATGATTCAGACAAAGTGAGAGCAAGGAAAAATTACTTTGGAACAAGTTCGGAGAAGGAATCAAGAAGTAATGCCCGGAGTGAAATGAAATCAAGTCAAGTAAATTCCAAGACAACATTCAATCTCAAGGACACACTTTCTGATAGTAGTGATGAGAGTTTTGAACAGTATCAGAGattgagaaagaaagaatttaCTGGGCAAAGGAATAGATACAGACACAAATCAACACCAAACTCGGAACTTCATACCTTAGATAGTGCAGTTTGTTGTGAAGTAACTATATCTAGTAGTGATCTAGGTAGTGACAGCACTGTTGAAAATGATGCAAGAGCTGGAGTGAAAAAGGAGCCAGAAGATGTGTCTAATGATACGAACAATAGGGCTACATTGAATAGTACTAGACGTATACGACGAAGATTGGAAAAAGAACAAGATATAATGGTACATTCTTGTGACAGTGATGAATGCACTGAGATTAAATTGGGAGAGGAATCAAAAGTTAAGATAGACAGTAAACCTATGAAGAAAACGCAGAATAACACTGATGTaatgattataaataataattcagaCAAAGTGAGAGTGAGAAAAAGTTATGGGACAATAAGTTCAAAGAAGGAATCAAGAAGTAATGCCCGGAGTAAAATGAAATCAAGTCAAGTAAATTCCAAGACAACATTCAATCTCAAGGACACACTTTCTGATAGTAGTGATGAGAGTTTTGAACAGTATTGGAGattgagaaagaaagaatttaCTGGGCAAAGGAATAGATATAGCCACAAATCAACACCAAACTCGGAACTTCATACTTTAGATAGTGCAGTTTGTTCTGAAGTAACTATATCTAGTAGTGATCTAGGTAGTGACAGCACTGTTGAAAATTATGGAAGAGCTGGAGTGAAAAAGGAGCCAGAAGATGTGTCTAATGATACGAATGATACGAAAGTTAAGATAGATAGTAAACCTATGAAGAAAACACGAAATAACACTGATGTaatgattataaataataattcagaGAAAGTGAGAGTAAGAAAAAATTATGGGAGAATAAGTTCAAAGAAGGAATCAAGAAGTAATGCCCGGAGTAAAATAAGATCAAGTCATCAAGTTAATTCCAAGACTGTATTGTGTATTGAAGATACACTTTCTGATAGTGCTAATCACAGTGTTGAACAGTATCGgaaattgagaaagaaagaatttaCTGGGCAAAGGAATAGATATAGACACAAATCAACACCAAACTCAGAACTTCATACCTTAGATAGTGCAGTTTGTTCTGAAGTAACTATATCTAGTAGTGATCTAGGTAGTGACAGCACTGTTGAAAATTATGCAAGAGCTGGAGTGAAAAAGGAGCCAGAAGATGTGTCTAATGATAAGAACAATAGGGTTACATTGAATAGTACTAAATGTAAACGACAAAGATTGGAAAAAGAACAAgatatgatggtacattgttgtGACAGTGATGAATACACTGAGATTAAATTGGGAGAGGAATCAAAAGTTAAGGTTGATGGTAATCATGTGAAGAAAACACGAAATAACTCTGATGTAATGATTATAAATAGTGATTCAGATAAagtgaaagtaaataaaaattacggGAGAATAATTTCAAACCAGGAATCAAGAAGTAATGCCTGTAGTAAAATAACATCTAGTCATCAAGTAAATTCCAAGACATTATTCTGTCTTGAAGACACCCTTTCTGATAGCAGTGATGACTGTGTTGAACGACATCGGAGATTGAGAAAGAAACTTTTTACTAGGAAAAAGAATAGATATAGACACAAATCAACATCAAACTCTGATCTTCATGCCTTATTTGGTGTAATTTGTTCTGAAGTAACTATATCTGGTAGTGATCTAAATAGTGACAGTACTGTTGAAAACTGTGCAAGAGCTGGAGTGAAAAAAGAGGCAGAAGATGTATCTAAGGATAGGAACAATAGAGTTATATTGAATTGTACTGGATTGGGAAAAGAACAAATTATAATGGTACCTTCTTGTGACAATGACGAATGTACTGAGATTAAATTGAAAGAGGAATCAGAAGTTAAGGTTAAAAgtaaacatatgaaaaaaattcaaaatagcaCTGATGTAATGATTATAAATAGTGATTCAGATAAAGCGGGAATAAGTACAACTTACAGGAAAATAAGTTCAAAGAAGAAATCTAAAAGTAATGTCTGCAGTAAAAGGATATCAAACTGTAAAGTAAATTCCAAGAAAATATGCTGTCTTGAGGATACACTTTCAGATAGTAGTGATGTCACTTTTGAACACTATCAGAGATTGAGAAAGAATGAATTTACTAGAAAAAGGAATAGATGTAGACAAAAATCAGCACCAAACTCAGAGTTTCATGCCTTGAATAGTGCAATTTGTTCTGAAGTAACTATATCTGGTAGTGATCTAAATAGTGACAGCACTGTTGAAAATTGTGCAAGAACTGAAGTGAAAAAAGAGCCAGAGCTTCTTGGTGTATATGATATGCCTGTTACAGGCATCAAAACacacaatataaatattatgttaaattcTTCTGATGTACTAGCTTCTAAGAGATACGACCAAAGTGATAGTGGAGTGACTGAAGAAAGTAAAGAGCTTAATAAGTGTAAATTAACATCCATGTCTGAAGTAAATTCCAGAAATGTTACAGTTTGTAATGTAGTAATTCTTTCTGGTAGCGATCTGAATAATGATGGTACCATTGGAATTGATATCAGTGCTAATGTAGAAGAAGAGCAGATGGTTCTGGATATAGACTCAGAAGAAACAGACATGATGGATTGTCGTGGGCCAGAGCATTTTCAGAGCTGCGGTGAAAGTGATAGGAATAAGGCTAAAAAAAGAAAGGCATTCAATATATGTAAACTAACACCAAAGCCAAAGAATGCTACAGATGGTCCTTTAAAAATACTGTCTGGTAGTGAAATGAACAGTGATAGCTCAAATGACATTACTGAAAAG GTGCTTCATTATAAAAGAGCAAGAATGGATGTGATTATGATATCGAGTGACTCCAGTACATCAAGCTCTCCCATTCGTGAAACTCACGATGAACTTGACAAAATTGATGATCCAGTTGACAGTGATGCTAAAAGTGACACAACAGTTGTTGTTCATTATCCTCCAGTGGAGTTAGGGAAAACGGATTTAGAGCCAATCGATGGTGAACTTGATTTAGCTGGAGACATTGACACTTCATTTGATTTACCTCCTCTTCGTCCTGAAAAGGAAGATACATCTCATAATATGAGGACATCGAGTCCAGATCTGTGTGAAGTCTTAGCTGGAGACATTGACACTTCATTTGATTTACCTCCTCTTCATCCTGAAAAGGAAGATACATCTCATAATGTGAGGACATCGAGTCCAGATCTGTGTGAAGTCGCTTCTGAGAAGGGAATGGATTTTATTGAATTACTTAGTGATAGTGATGGCAGAAGTAATGATGTAGAGACGTATTTCTCATCTGTTAATTTTAAAAGAGCACAGGAGATTGGAACTTCAGATGTCGACAATCATGTCAGTGCTACTGAACTGCGAAAAGCTCAGAAAAGTGACCATGACCTGTCCAAAAGTGAGAGTTCTGATGAAGAAGAATACAA AGATTCGAGAGCAGGTACAAGTGGCATTTCGAGGAAATCTAACCAGCTATCACTTAATACCAGTGAAAATGGCTCACCTAAG GTTAgaagaaaacgaaaacagaaactTTCAGATGAGGAAAAAGAATTGAAGAAAGCTGAAAAAATTCAGAAGAGAGAATTGAAACTAGCCGAACAAGCAAAGAATAAAGCAGAAAAATTGGCAGCAGCTGAAGCACTTCGTTCCAAGAAGCCAGGGGAATGTttgaag tacATTCGTGCATGTCTGGATCAGCAGCTGTTGGCAACAGAATATGGAGGAGAGCTGCTGGTGTCATTGCAGTCTGAAGGAATGCAGTATAATGTACAGTCAAATCCAGTGCCTTTTTCTGTCTTCTGGATAAGAGAAATTCAGGAACATTCAGTAGGAGAAGATAAGGAG GTTCATGTTGAGAGTCGGGAGCAGGAGGAGGACCAAGTACTAGTGGTGTGGCACTGGGATAAAGTGCTGAAGTTGATTTTTGCCAAAGATCTCATGAACCAGGTGCTGTCTATACAGCGCATTGTCCCTCACAAGAAGCTTACACTTATCATATATGGTGTCGAGTCTTATTTCAG